The genomic DNA AGGATCGGTATGGCAACAGCAACACCACCATCCGCTGCGAATCGGTGAAAAACCGCAACAAGGAATGCCGACTCGACGGCCGTGCACGGCTGGTACGCCAGCTGTCCGGCGCGGCCTGCGTTGAAGGGCGGAGCTGGGGCCAGTCGCGCGGCGGCGTGTGGGTCAGCAATGGGTGCCGTGCAGAGTTCGTTGGCGAGCGGGGACGTCCCTCACGCCCGGGCCACGGCGGCGGCAACTGGGGCGGCGGCAATGGCAATGGTAACGGCTGGGGCTCGGCAGGGCAGGTGATCGACTGCGACTCGAATGATCGCCGCCAGCGCCGCTGCAACGTCACCATCCGGCAGGACGCGCGCCTGATCAAGCAGAAATCCGGTACCGCCTGCATCGAAGGGCAAAGCTGGGGCTGGGATCGCAACGGTGTGTGGGTCAGCAACGGCTGCCGCGGCCAGTTCCAGGTCCGCTGAGCCAGCGGATACAGGGGCCCGCCGAGCATGGCTCGGCGCTACGGACTGCGTGACGATCCATCGAAATGCGTGTAGCGCCGAGCCATGCTCGGCGGGGCCACGCGACACGCCACCGACCCGGGGTCGGCGCTACCCGATCAGCCTGCCGCGCTCAGCGGCGTACTGCCCGCCGCCAACGTCGGCCAGCGCTTGAGCACCGCCGCCCGGATCCCGGCGGCATCGATGCCGGCTTCGCCCAGCAGATCTTCGCGGCTGGCGTGATGCTGGAAGGCATCCGGCAGCCCGAGGTGCAGGAACGGCTTCAGCACCTCTTCTGTGCTGAGCAGCTCAGCCACGGCAGACCCGGCACCACCGGCCACCACGTTGTCTTCGATGGTCACGAAGCCCTCGTGGCGCGCAGCCAGCTGCAGAAGCAGATCGCGGTCCAGCGGCTTGATGAAGCGCATGTTGACCACCGTCAGGCCCAGTGCGCGGCCGACGGCCTCGGCATCGTTGACCGTGCTGCCGAAGGCCAGCAGCGCGATCCGGCTGCCCTCCACGCGGACCTCGCCCTTGCCGATCGGCAGGGTGGACAGATCGGTGCCGGCGGCCACGCCGGTGCCACTGCCGCGCGGGTAACGCACGGCGGCGGGGCCCGTGTGCTGCAGGCCCGTGCTCAGCATCTGCCGGCATTCGGCTTCGTTGGACGGCGCCATCACCACCATGTTCGGCACGCAGCGCAGGAAGCTCAGGTCCAGGTTGCCGGCATGCGTGGCACCGTCCGGACCCACTACGCCGGCGCGATCGATGGCGAACAGCACGTCAAGGTTCTGGATCGCCACGTCATGCACCAGTTGGTCATAGGCGCGCTGCAGGAAGGTGGAATAGATCGCCACCACCGGCTTGGCGCCCTGCGTAGCCATGCCGGCTGCGAGTGTCACCGCGTGTTGTTCGGCGATCGCTACGTCGTTGTAGCGGTCGGGATACTCACGGCTGAAACGCACCAGGCCGGAGCCCTCGCGCATCGCCGGCGTGATGGCGTGCAGGCGCGGCTCTGCGGCGGCGGCATCGCACAGCCAGTCGCCGAAGACATCGGTGTAGGTGGGCTTCTTCGCGCCGCCCTTGGCCACCAGGCCCTTGATCGGATCGAACGGGCCCACTGCGTGGTAACCGATCTGGTCACCCTCGGCCGGCTCGTAGCCCTTGCCTTTGGTGGTCAGCACGTGCAGCAGCTTGGGGCCCTTCAGCGTGCGCAGGGTCTTCAGCGTGGACAGCAGCGCTGGCATGTCATGGCCATCGATGGGGCCGGTGTAATGGAAGCCCATCTCTTCGAACATCGTGGACGGCACGAACATGCCTTTCCAGTGTTCTTCCCAGCGTTTGACGAAGCGCGCGGGATTGTTGCGTTTGTCGCCGAGGATCTTCTTGCCGCCTTCGCGCAGGGCATTGAGCGTGCGGCTGCCCGTTGCGCGGCCAAGCACTTTGGTCAGTCCGCCCACGGCTTCGGAGATCGACATATTGTTGTCGTTGAGGATCACCAGCAGGTTCGGCTCCGGTTCCATGCCGCCGGCGTGCATCAGGGCCTCGAAGGCCATGCCTGCCGTCATCGCGCCATCGCCGATCACAGCCACCACGCGGCGATCATCGCCTTCACGCTGGCGGGCGATCGCCATGCCGAGCGCGGCCGAAATCGAGGTCGACGAATGGCCGACGCCAAAGGTGTCGTACTCGCTCTCTTCGCGCTTGGGGAACGGAGCGACGCCGTCTTTCTGCTTTACCGTATGGATCTCATCGCGCCGTCCGGTCAGGATCTTGTGCGGATAGGTCTGGTGGCCCACGTCCCATACCAACTGGTCGTGCGGCGTCTGATAGAGGTAATGCAGGGCGACAGTGAGCTCGATCACGCCCAGGCCGGCGGCGAAATGCCCCCCGCTGCGGCCTACCGATTCGATCAGATAGGCGCGCAGTTCGTCGGCGACCGCCCTCAGTTCGGATTCTTCGAACGTGCGCAGGTCATCCGGTGTCTGGATGCGCGAGAGACGGGGATAGCGGGCAGAGTCGATCATCATGTTCGTACTTGTGCTGACCGTCTATTTTCGCGCTCATTCCAAGGTGGAGCAAGCAGACGCCGACATCCGTGATCGCCCAGTGAGTTCTGATGCCTGCCGGTTCACGCCGAGAGCTTGGATTTCTTCGGCAGCTGCGCTTTCAGGAAGGCCATCTGATCGGCCAGGATATTGCGGTTGGACAGGATCAGGTGTTCGATCCAGCTCGGCCGGAAAGGCACGGCCAGCAAGGGCATGCCCGCTTGCTGCGGGGTGCGGTTGCTCTTGCGCGAGTTGCAATGGAAGCAGGCGGTGACCACGTTTTCCCAGACATCCAGGCCGCCCTTGGACAGCGGCATCACATGGTCGCGGGTGAGAACCGGACGTGAATGCTGTTGCCCGCAGTACAGGCAAAGATGGGCATCACGCGCGAACAGCGCGGCATTGGTGAGGTTGGGCGTGGGAGCGGGCGACCGCGAACGCGCGTGCCCGCGGGTGGCGATGATGGGGTGCAGGTCCATCCCGCTGCGCAGGCCGCTGAGCCGGTTGACGCCGCCGTGAATGTGCAGGCAGGGGTCGCCCAGCGTCCACGACACCGCACCGCGGGCATACAGGCACGACGCGTCCTGCCAGTTGATCCAGTCCAGGACCCGGCCGTGGGCATCAAGGGAAAGCAGGCGGACGGTGCCGGGGCGATGCAGTGCGCTGGCGAGCGGCGATGACCCGGCCTCCGGAGCGGATGAGGCAGCTCCGGTAGTGATCAGACCCAGGCGTGTAGTGTCTGTCTCCATCGGAATAACAGCTTATACCCGAAAGATGACGCTTTGTGTAACAGCCCCCCGCACGGTCATGACGGCCGCTGCGCTCGCCGAGCATGGCTCGGCGCTACCGGGTAGTGACGGCCGCTGGCCGTCAGCCGAAGCGCGCGTCGTCCATCGCCATCAGCGTGTCGGCGCCGGCCTGGATCGCGGCGGCGTGGGCCAGGGTGCGTGGCAGCACGCGCGCGAAGTAGAAACGTGCCGTTTCGCGCTTGGCCTGCTTGAACGCAGCGCTCTGTGCGCTGGCATCAGCGGCGGCCACGCTGCGGGCCCACCAGTAAGCCAGCACCACATACCCGGAGTAGAACAGGTAGTCGTGGCTGGCTGCGCCGAGTTCGTCGGGATTGCCGGCCGCACGCTGCAGGACGTCCATCGTCAATGCGCCCCACTCACTGGCCTTCGCGCGCAGCGGTGCGATGAACTCCGCCAACGCGTCATCCCCTTGGTGCGCCTGCGCGAAGGTTTCAATTTCCGCCAGGAACAGTTTCAGGCCTGCGCCCTGGCTGGAGGCGGTCTTGCGGCCGATCAGGTCCAAGGCCTGGATACCGGTCGTGCCTTCATACAGCGTGGTGATGCGGGCATCGCGGGCCAACTGCTCCATGCCGTGTTCGCGGATATAGCCGTGGCCGCCGAAGCACTGCAGGGCGTTGTACGTATTCTCGATGCCCCATTCGGTCTGGCATGCCTTCGAAATGGGAGTCAGGAAGCTCACCAGCGTGTCGGCACGCTCGCGCTCGGCGGGGTCCTGCGCGCCGTGGGCGATGTCGATCAACGTGCCGGCATGCAGCGCCAGCAGGCGGCTGCCTTCCAGCAGCGACTTGATGGTCAGCAGCATGCGGCGCACATCGGGGTGCACGATGATCGGATCAGCCGGCTTGTCCGGGAACTTCGCGCCGCTCAGCGAGCGCGACTGCAGCCGCTCACGCGAATACTTCAGCGCATTCTGATACGCGCGCTCGGACAGGCCGATACCCTGCAGGCCCACACCCAGGCGCGCGGTGTTCATCATGGTGAACATTGCCTGCAGGCCCTTGTGCGGCTGGCCGACGAGATACCCCTCGGCGCCGTCGAAGTTCATCACGCAGGTGACCGAGCCCTTGATGCCCATCTTGTGTTCGATCGAGCCACACCGCAGCGCGTTGCGTTCGCCGACCTGGCCCTCGCGGTCGACCTTGAACTTGGGCGTCACGAACAACGAAATGCCCTTCGCGCCGGCCGGTGCGCCGGGCAGCTTGGCCAGCACCAGGTGCACGATGTTGTCGGTCAGGTCGTGCTCGCCGGCGGTGATGAAGATCTTGGTGCCGGTGATCGCGTAGCTGCCATCCGGATTCGGCTCGGCCTTGGTCTTCAGCAGGCCCAGGTCGGTGCCGCAGTGGGGTTCGGTCAGGCACATGGTGCCGGTCCAGCGGCCTTCGATCAGCGGCTTCAGGAACGCTTCGTGCTGCCACGGTTCGCCATGGTGCTTCAGCGCCTCGATCGCACCGTGCGACAGCAGCGGGAAATTGCCCCAGGCCAGGTTGGCCGCGTTGATCATTTCATTGAGCGGGACCCCCAGCGTATGCGGCAGACCTTGTCCGCCAACGTCGGGCGACGCGG from Stenotrophomonas sp. 169 includes the following:
- the dxs gene encoding 1-deoxy-D-xylulose-5-phosphate synthase; translation: MIDSARYPRLSRIQTPDDLRTFEESELRAVADELRAYLIESVGRSGGHFAAGLGVIELTVALHYLYQTPHDQLVWDVGHQTYPHKILTGRRDEIHTVKQKDGVAPFPKREESEYDTFGVGHSSTSISAALGMAIARQREGDDRRVVAVIGDGAMTAGMAFEALMHAGGMEPEPNLLVILNDNNMSISEAVGGLTKVLGRATGSRTLNALREGGKKILGDKRNNPARFVKRWEEHWKGMFVPSTMFEEMGFHYTGPIDGHDMPALLSTLKTLRTLKGPKLLHVLTTKGKGYEPAEGDQIGYHAVGPFDPIKGLVAKGGAKKPTYTDVFGDWLCDAAAAEPRLHAITPAMREGSGLVRFSREYPDRYNDVAIAEQHAVTLAAGMATQGAKPVVAIYSTFLQRAYDQLVHDVAIQNLDVLFAIDRAGVVGPDGATHAGNLDLSFLRCVPNMVVMAPSNEAECRQMLSTGLQHTGPAAVRYPRGSGTGVAAGTDLSTLPIGKGEVRVEGSRIALLAFGSTVNDAEAVGRALGLTVVNMRFIKPLDRDLLLQLAARHEGFVTIEDNVVAGGAGSAVAELLSTEEVLKPFLHLGLPDAFQHHASREDLLGEAGIDAAGIRAAVLKRWPTLAAGSTPLSAAG
- a CDS encoding DUF3011 domain-containing protein, with the protein product MTQELSSSRRPVASLWAICLPLLVGAGIAGTAHAQYRDNDRYAEDRYGNSNTTIRCESVKNRNKECRLDGRARLVRQLSGAACVEGRSWGQSRGGVWVSNGCRAEFVGERGRPSRPGHGGGNWGGGNGNGNGWGSAGQVIDCDSNDRRQRRCNVTIRQDARLIKQKSGTACIEGQSWGWDRNGVWVSNGCRGQFQVR
- a CDS encoding acyl-CoA dehydrogenase C-terminal domain-containing protein produces the protein MSSYTAPLSDLRFALHDVLKVEALFARLGFSDATADVVDAVLEEAGRFSGSVLARLNSVGDEVGCVLDQASGEVTTPPGFKQAYDQFVEGGWTGLTASPDVGGQGLPHTLGVPLNEMINAANLAWGNFPLLSHGAIEALKHHGEPWQHEAFLKPLIEGRWTGTMCLTEPHCGTDLGLLKTKAEPNPDGSYAITGTKIFITAGEHDLTDNIVHLVLAKLPGAPAGAKGISLFVTPKFKVDREGQVGERNALRCGSIEHKMGIKGSVTCVMNFDGAEGYLVGQPHKGLQAMFTMMNTARLGVGLQGIGLSERAYQNALKYSRERLQSRSLSGAKFPDKPADPIIVHPDVRRMLLTIKSLLEGSRLLALHAGTLIDIAHGAQDPAERERADTLVSFLTPISKACQTEWGIENTYNALQCFGGHGYIREHGMEQLARDARITTLYEGTTGIQALDLIGRKTASSQGAGLKLFLAEIETFAQAHQGDDALAEFIAPLRAKASEWGALTMDVLQRAAGNPDELGAASHDYLFYSGYVVLAYWWARSVAAADASAQSAAFKQAKRETARFYFARVLPRTLAHAAAIQAGADTLMAMDDARFG
- a CDS encoding HNH endonuclease; translated protein: METDTTRLGLITTGAASSAPEAGSSPLASALHRPGTVRLLSLDAHGRVLDWINWQDASCLYARGAVSWTLGDPCLHIHGGVNRLSGLRSGMDLHPIIATRGHARSRSPAPTPNLTNAALFARDAHLCLYCGQQHSRPVLTRDHVMPLSKGGLDVWENVVTACFHCNSRKSNRTPQQAGMPLLAVPFRPSWIEHLILSNRNILADQMAFLKAQLPKKSKLSA